The Paenibacillus tianjinensis genome has a window encoding:
- the ybaK gene encoding Cys-tRNA(Pro) deacylase, protein MQISKTNALRMLDAKGISYEIHLYDNEDGAVHGTAVAEKIGKAPETVFKTLVSHSGPNLYVFVIPVAEELDLKKAAKAAGEKKVEMLPLKDLLKWTGYVRGGCSPVGMKKLYPTFIEHSAEILDTMAVSAGKIGMQMELAPQELAGMTGAVFCELIK, encoded by the coding sequence ATGCAAATAAGCAAAACGAATGCCCTGCGGATGCTGGACGCCAAGGGTATCAGCTATGAAATCCATCTATATGACAATGAGGATGGAGCTGTCCACGGGACAGCGGTTGCCGAGAAAATCGGCAAGGCGCCGGAGACGGTCTTCAAGACATTGGTCTCACACAGCGGGCCGAACCTTTATGTGTTTGTCATTCCTGTAGCCGAAGAGCTCGATCTCAAGAAAGCCGCCAAGGCCGCCGGGGAGAAAAAAGTCGAGATGCTGCCGCTGAAGGATCTGCTGAAGTGGACAGGTTATGTCCGGGGCGGCTGTTCTCCTGTCGGGATGAAGAAGCTGTATCCGACATTTATCGAGCACAGCGCAGAAATTCTCGACACGATGGCCGTGAGCGCGGGTAAGATCGGCATGCAGATGGAGCTGGCTCCGCAGGAGCTTGCCGGCATGACCGGAGCCGTATTTTGCGAGCTAATCAAATAA
- a CDS encoding glycoside hydrolase family 36 protein, whose protein sequence is MKKFIATDNYEITLEGGSADFESVLSLEHIESGVQIVTLRLTAAAPALPPKLSFTWSCKAIDVQGLWHPAAERSRGLIPDWWEGFTSRSASSAPVVCLYGIRGNNVLSFACSDVMNPLKLHAGLNEETASFHCSVTLFTEPGAPLAFYEALLRLDSRSIPYFQALAGVADWWAGIPGHEPAPVPDTAREPMYSTWYSFHQQLTPEAVEAECRLAAEMGCKAVIVDDGWQTSDAARGYAYCGDWKASAGKISDMKAHVAAVQESGLKYMLWYAVPFIGRHSRVWERFKDKLLYFHEGFGAGVADPRYPEVREYLTGIYEQALLEWNLDGFKLDFVDSFYAIAEDAGRTDGGRDTASVPVAVDLLLGGIINRLRRLKPDILIEFRQSYTGPLMRKYGNMFRAGDCPNDAVQNRIKTIDIRLICGNTAAHSDMLMWNLEESAAGAALQIINVLFAVPQISVRLAELPQSHIEMLTFWLGFWRGHRDVLLEGNLEPWHPELLYPLVMARNSRKLIAAAYLDIVIPLSGELPEEVLVVNGTLLTRLVLELDRDAGQRRVMIRDCQGSTVSQVLAAMGKGIHVLEVPAAGMIAIQAVVT, encoded by the coding sequence TTGAAAAAGTTCATCGCTACGGACAATTATGAAATTACATTGGAAGGCGGTTCCGCAGACTTTGAATCCGTGCTTTCACTGGAACATATAGAGAGCGGCGTACAAATTGTCACGCTTAGGCTTACAGCAGCTGCTCCGGCGTTGCCACCTAAGCTGTCCTTTACTTGGAGCTGTAAGGCAATAGATGTCCAAGGTTTGTGGCATCCCGCAGCGGAGCGGAGCCGGGGGCTGATTCCGGACTGGTGGGAAGGTTTCACCTCCAGATCGGCTTCATCAGCGCCTGTCGTCTGTCTTTACGGCATCCGTGGCAACAATGTGCTGAGCTTTGCCTGCTCGGATGTCATGAACCCGCTGAAGCTGCATGCAGGGTTGAATGAAGAGACGGCCAGCTTTCACTGCTCTGTGACACTGTTCACTGAACCGGGTGCGCCGCTGGCGTTTTATGAAGCCCTTCTGCGGCTGGATTCCCGCAGCATTCCGTACTTTCAGGCGCTGGCAGGCGTAGCAGACTGGTGGGCCGGCATCCCCGGCCATGAGCCTGCCCCGGTACCGGACACAGCCCGGGAGCCGATGTATTCCACCTGGTATAGCTTCCACCAGCAGCTGACACCTGAAGCGGTGGAAGCAGAATGCAGACTGGCCGCAGAAATGGGCTGTAAGGCGGTTATTGTGGACGACGGCTGGCAGACCTCGGATGCCGCCCGCGGCTATGCCTATTGCGGAGACTGGAAGGCAAGCGCCGGCAAAATATCCGATATGAAGGCTCATGTCGCAGCAGTGCAGGAGTCGGGGCTGAAATATATGCTGTGGTATGCAGTTCCGTTCATTGGCAGGCACAGCAGAGTATGGGAGCGCTTCAAGGACAAACTGCTCTATTTCCATGAAGGCTTCGGTGCAGGGGTAGCCGATCCGCGTTATCCCGAGGTGCGGGAATATTTGACCGGTATCTATGAGCAGGCGCTGCTGGAGTGGAATCTGGACGGGTTTAAGCTGGATTTCGTTGACAGCTTCTATGCAATTGCGGAGGATGCAGGGAGGACGGACGGCGGACGTGACACGGCCTCTGTTCCGGTGGCTGTTGATTTGCTGCTGGGCGGAATTATCAACCGGCTGCGCCGCTTGAAGCCGGACATACTGATCGAATTCCGCCAGAGTTATACCGGTCCCTTGATGCGCAAATACGGCAATATGTTCCGGGCGGGAGACTGTCCGAATGATGCGGTCCAGAACCGGATCAAGACGATAGACATCCGGCTCATCTGCGGCAATACAGCGGCTCATTCCGACATGCTGATGTGGAATTTGGAGGAGTCTGCCGCGGGTGCTGCGCTGCAGATTATCAACGTCCTGTTCGCTGTGCCGCAGATTTCCGTCCGGCTGGCAGAGCTGCCACAGTCACATATAGAGATGCTGACCTTTTGGCTTGGGTTCTGGCGCGGGCACCGGGATGTGCTGCTGGAAGGCAATCTTGAGCCCTGGCATCCGGAGCTGCTGTACCCGCTGGTCATGGCCCGGAATTCCCGGAAGCTGATCGCCGCCGCCTATCTGGACATAGTAATTCCCTTATCCGGTGAGCTTCCGGAAGAAGTGCTGGTGGTGAACGGTACGCTGCTTACCCGGCTGGTCCTGGAGCTGGACAGGGACGCCGGGCAGCGGCGGGTCATGATCCGAGATTGCCAAGGAAGTACCGTTTCACAGGTTTTGGCGGCCATGGGTAAGGGGATTCATGTATTGGAGGTTCCGGCAGCCGGAATGATTGCGATTCAGGCGGTGGTGACCTGA
- a CDS encoding cache domain-containing sensor histidine kinase: MRRMLNMPFGYKLILPYVLCLLLAVGTVGGFAYTHSVNSLKEKTRENIQGTLQQMRDNIRYRTDNIERISNMLYYNYSLQSALRRYDQGWYSYETMTKTLMPALENLLNYTGSNIGLSVYLQNDSLSEVFYYDNGQNPLLSTKRYEIFHLKRIEAEPWYRELRLSETMAGQRFWRQILHDEANGNISLLERMDDVQRGKSIGLIRIAVQISDLLDSVDYRKIGGYSTLRVVDGTGRVVIESSPENADGKSGNIELNRLLLSEPLDGLGWELQAYVPNSLFDESADKVRRMTLLVCLVSAIVLAGLGIGVSSYFSRRIQKIVGSLNDFRDGDFQKRINYKGNDELGQIAAAFNRMGSNIEELIHRNYAVSLQKKEAELESLQAQINPHFLYNTLSSISRLAQFGDVQKLQLLVQELAKFYRLSLNRGEILTTVGKEIEHAKAYIAIQCIKYGDRMNVYYDIDPEVLEYMTVKLILQPMLENALEHAWFGSTIGIRLVVEQRDSDIVFKVIDTGVGMKAETIQQILDPDGPRIGYGIRNVDSRIKLHGGSRYGVVIGSRTGIGTCIQITIPRRM; the protein is encoded by the coding sequence ATGCGGCGCATGCTGAATATGCCCTTTGGCTATAAACTGATCCTGCCTTATGTGCTGTGTCTGCTGCTCGCTGTAGGTACGGTAGGGGGGTTCGCCTATACGCATTCCGTAAACTCGCTAAAAGAGAAGACGCGGGAGAATATTCAAGGCACACTGCAGCAGATGCGCGACAATATCCGTTATCGCACGGATAATATCGAACGGATATCCAATATGCTGTATTACAATTACAGTCTGCAAAGTGCACTTCGCCGCTACGATCAAGGCTGGTACAGCTATGAGACGATGACCAAGACACTGATGCCGGCGCTTGAGAATCTTCTAAACTATACGGGCAGTAATATAGGCTTGTCCGTCTATCTGCAGAACGACAGCCTGTCTGAGGTCTTCTATTATGACAATGGCCAGAATCCGCTGCTCTCGACCAAGCGGTATGAAATTTTTCATCTAAAGCGGATTGAAGCGGAGCCCTGGTACCGGGAGCTGAGGCTTTCTGAAACGATGGCGGGGCAAAGATTCTGGCGGCAGATTCTGCACGATGAGGCGAATGGCAATATCTCGCTGCTGGAGCGGATGGATGATGTACAGCGCGGCAAGAGCATTGGCCTGATCCGGATTGCGGTGCAGATCAGCGATCTGCTGGATTCTGTGGATTACCGGAAAATTGGCGGCTACAGTACACTGCGTGTGGTTGATGGAACCGGCAGGGTAGTCATAGAATCCTCACCGGAAAATGCAGATGGAAAGAGCGGCAATATAGAGCTGAACCGGCTGCTGCTCAGTGAGCCGCTGGATGGACTGGGCTGGGAGCTGCAGGCCTATGTTCCGAACAGTCTGTTCGATGAAAGTGCGGATAAGGTGCGCAGGATGACTTTGCTTGTCTGTCTGGTCAGCGCGATTGTACTGGCAGGACTCGGGATCGGGGTGTCGAGTTATTTTTCACGGCGGATTCAGAAGATTGTGGGCTCGCTGAATGATTTCCGGGACGGGGATTTTCAGAAGCGGATCAACTATAAAGGTAACGACGAGCTGGGACAGATCGCCGCAGCCTTCAACCGGATGGGTAGCAACATCGAAGAGCTGATTCACCGCAATTATGCTGTAAGCCTCCAGAAAAAAGAAGCGGAGCTTGAATCACTGCAGGCACAGATCAACCCCCATTTCCTCTACAATACCCTCTCCTCCATCAGCCGGCTGGCCCAGTTCGGCGATGTTCAGAAGCTGCAATTGCTGGTCCAGGAGCTGGCCAAATTCTACAGGCTCTCTTTGAACCGGGGTGAGATACTCACAACGGTGGGCAAGGAAATTGAACATGCGAAAGCATATATTGCCATTCAGTGTATCAAATATGGTGACCGGATGAATGTCTATTACGATATTGATCCTGAAGTGCTGGAATATATGACCGTCAAACTGATCCTGCAGCCGATGCTGGAAAATGCGCTGGAGCATGCCTGGTTTGGAAGCACCATCGGCATCCGGCTGGTGGTGGAGCAGCGCGATTCGGATATCGTATTCAAAGTCATCGATACCGGTGTCGGTATGAAAGCCGAGACGATTCAGCAGATTCTGGACCCTGACGGTCCCCGGATCGGTTACGGCATCCGTAACGTCGATTCACGGATTAAGCTGCATGGCGGCAGCCGCTACGGCGTCGTCATTGGCAGCCGCACCGGGATCGGTACCTGTATCCAGATCACTATTCCCCGCCGGATGTAG
- a CDS encoding response regulator has protein sequence MYKVLLVDDELLDLEGLRRFINWEALGMSVCATASSGFEAMEVLENNAVDIVVTDIKMPIMSGMELARRALELNPKLKIVFVSGYEDFQYAKQAISMSASGYVLKPVDDEDMRRTLEEVKLSLDREQANTHLRQYISESEPLLKRELFKQLLDGRPDEDKVLQMLQRIGISWHAASLYTAVLEPDDLNWKLNGYGDAVKTGIEQKLDTAVAQFCAGERIQACRLDRFHFAFILDKSYDSRRLQGLIHQAVSGTLLTVTIGIGPVVNRLSELHESFQRAKEALGLKLFLGKGRLIHPTDAKEPISANARDLDGILQSLFQAMSSYRLVDIDDCNEELFVWVGKMETKLEIYQLILHIVSQLDAYLHTINEDFYLLLGLDRKQLGILYHLETTQDMKSWLRRRMFELSERLQRKRQGKKRKLVEEIEAYIEEHLEHNVMLRDAANHFSFSPNHLGQIFFEETGIYFSDYVSLRRLERAKQLLGDPKLKVYEAANKVGYKNLSHFSKQFKDHYGVSPGDYRRHL, from the coding sequence ATGTACAAGGTGCTGCTGGTGGACGATGAGCTGCTTGATCTGGAGGGACTGAGGCGTTTCATAAACTGGGAAGCGCTCGGAATGTCTGTATGCGCTACGGCAAGCAGCGGATTTGAAGCAATGGAAGTGCTGGAGAACAACGCTGTTGATATAGTTGTCACCGACATCAAAATGCCGATTATGTCAGGAATGGAGCTTGCCCGCAGAGCGCTGGAGCTGAATCCGAAGCTGAAAATCGTGTTTGTCAGCGGCTATGAGGATTTCCAGTATGCCAAACAGGCGATCTCCATGAGTGCGTCCGGTTATGTGCTAAAGCCGGTGGACGACGAAGATATGCGCAGAACGCTGGAAGAAGTCAAGCTCTCCCTGGACCGGGAGCAGGCAAATACCCATCTCCGGCAGTACATTTCCGAGTCGGAGCCGCTGCTTAAGCGTGAACTTTTCAAGCAGCTGCTGGACGGAAGGCCGGATGAAGACAAGGTGCTGCAGATGCTGCAGCGGATCGGAATATCCTGGCATGCTGCCAGCCTATATACAGCGGTGCTGGAACCGGATGATTTGAACTGGAAGCTGAACGGCTACGGGGATGCCGTGAAGACGGGTATCGAGCAGAAGCTTGACACGGCAGTTGCGCAGTTTTGCGCCGGGGAGCGGATTCAGGCCTGCAGGCTGGATCGGTTCCATTTTGCATTCATTCTGGATAAGAGTTACGACAGCAGAAGGCTGCAAGGGCTGATTCATCAGGCGGTCAGCGGCACTCTGCTTACGGTCACCATCGGAATTGGCCCGGTTGTAAACCGGCTGAGCGAGCTGCATGAGTCGTTTCAACGGGCAAAGGAAGCGCTGGGGCTGAAGCTGTTCCTGGGCAAAGGCAGGCTGATCCACCCTACGGATGCCAAGGAGCCGATTTCAGCAAATGCTCGGGATCTGGACGGCATTCTGCAGTCCCTGTTTCAGGCGATGTCCTCTTACCGGCTGGTTGATATTGACGACTGTAATGAAGAGCTGTTCGTCTGGGTGGGCAAGATGGAGACAAAGCTGGAGATCTATCAGCTGATCCTGCATATTGTCTCGCAGCTGGACGCTTATCTGCATACGATTAACGAGGATTTCTACCTGCTGCTGGGGCTGGACCGGAAGCAGCTGGGTATTCTGTATCACCTGGAGACGACTCAGGACATGAAGTCCTGGCTCCGCCGCCGGATGTTCGAGCTATCCGAACGGCTTCAGCGCAAACGCCAGGGCAAGAAACGCAAGCTTGTTGAGGAAATCGAAGCCTATATTGAAGAGCATCTGGAGCATAATGTGATGCTGCGGGATGCCGCCAATCATTTTTCCTTCTCACCCAACCATCTGGGGCAGATTTTTTTTGAGGAGACCGGCATTTATTTCTCGGATTATGTCTCCTTGAGACGTCTGGAGCGGGCCAAACAGCTGCTCGGCGATCCCAAGCTGAAGGTCTATGAGGCTGCGAATAAGGTCGGCTACAAGAACCTGTCGCATTTCAGCAAGCAATTCAAGGATCATTATGGTGTCAGTCCGGGCGATTACCGGAGACATCTGTAA
- a CDS encoding extracellular solute-binding protein: protein MSAVLGFVLLLSGCGGGNSNAGVQSTVEPTKEPAAATETAAPAETAKATAAAAGSTVKPVTFSYYSNYDWDTTEPWGKDSTTAWIRDNLKVNMTAVQSSGAAETKFSTMIASGSLPDVIMMDRGANVERLRQAGLLVALDEYLDKYPNLKNNAGEATLGMLRSDDGKLYQFPNWYTSSPNGNGGWIVNQKIYKELGSPKLETYDDLYAYLKLVKEKYSDVIPLEIGAKGRGLETMYGGFAENKPYLAKINPVGNELKSIFEDPVFIESMQYASKLFREKLITQDAFTQTGNQVTEKLVTGRVAVYADGDVVNPGRDANNALRTVDPEGGYDIIWPIHKAGLDPAKITPNNYNSLGWNVLVITKKAKDPEAIFSYLDWLTGEEGQRIINFGRQGLYWDETDADGVPILNEVGLNTPQSDKDKERIGRFNWVGNTTFIDQTKAKMDAQLPAEKQNWTTLAQQKVTWKTSRNFTEFVNLDPLPDSEEGTIASAVNDIFQEVYAKALYAKSDEEVLALLNKANEDANKAGYAKLLQFQTERWQNNLSKMK from the coding sequence ATGTCGGCTGTATTAGGTTTCGTGCTGCTTCTGTCCGGGTGCGGGGGAGGCAATAGTAATGCCGGTGTGCAAAGTACCGTGGAGCCAACCAAAGAACCGGCGGCTGCTACAGAGACGGCTGCTCCCGCAGAGACGGCAAAAGCCACAGCTGCTGCTGCAGGAAGTACGGTGAAACCGGTCACCTTCAGTTATTACAGTAATTATGACTGGGATACGACGGAGCCGTGGGGGAAGGATTCCACCACCGCATGGATCCGGGATAATCTTAAGGTCAATATGACAGCCGTACAATCAAGCGGGGCGGCCGAAACCAAGTTCAGCACGATGATCGCCTCAGGCAGTCTGCCGGATGTCATCATGATGGACCGCGGGGCTAATGTGGAGAGATTGCGTCAGGCAGGTCTGCTGGTAGCGCTGGATGAATACCTTGATAAATACCCTAATCTGAAAAATAACGCCGGAGAAGCGACACTCGGCATGCTCCGCTCGGACGACGGCAAGCTGTACCAGTTCCCGAACTGGTATACGTCAAGCCCGAACGGGAACGGCGGCTGGATCGTTAACCAGAAAATCTATAAAGAGCTCGGCTCGCCGAAGCTGGAAACCTATGATGATCTTTATGCTTACCTGAAGCTGGTAAAAGAGAAATATAGCGATGTTATCCCGCTTGAGATTGGTGCCAAGGGACGCGGGCTCGAAACGATGTATGGCGGCTTTGCCGAGAACAAACCTTACCTGGCTAAAATAAATCCGGTAGGCAATGAGCTGAAATCGATTTTTGAGGATCCTGTGTTCATTGAGAGCATGCAGTATGCCAGCAAGCTGTTCCGCGAGAAGCTGATTACCCAGGATGCCTTCACGCAGACGGGCAATCAGGTGACTGAGAAGCTGGTGACCGGCCGGGTGGCGGTCTATGCGGACGGCGATGTGGTCAATCCGGGCCGGGATGCCAACAATGCCTTGCGTACGGTGGATCCTGAGGGCGGCTACGACATTATCTGGCCGATTCATAAGGCGGGACTCGATCCTGCGAAGATTACACCGAACAATTACAATTCCCTCGGCTGGAATGTACTCGTCATTACCAAGAAGGCTAAAGACCCGGAAGCGATTTTCTCCTATCTGGACTGGTTAACCGGTGAAGAGGGGCAACGCATCATTAACTTCGGACGCCAGGGCCTGTACTGGGATGAGACCGATGCCGACGGTGTACCGATTCTGAATGAGGTTGGGCTGAACACACCGCAGAGCGATAAGGACAAAGAAAGAATCGGCCGGTTCAACTGGGTTGGCAACACGACCTTTATTGATCAGACCAAAGCCAAGATGGATGCCCAGCTGCCCGCAGAGAAGCAGAACTGGACGACACTCGCCCAGCAGAAGGTGACCTGGAAAACCTCCAGAAATTTCACGGAGTTTGTGAATCTCGATCCGCTGCCTGATTCCGAGGAGGGTACAATTGCCTCTGCCGTGAACGATATTTTCCAAGAGGTTTATGCCAAAGCACTCTATGCAAAAAGCGATGAGGAAGTGCTTGCCCTGTTGAACAAAGCTAACGAGGATGCCAATAAAGCCGGTTATGCGAAGCTGCTGCAGTTCCAGACCGAAAGATGGCAGAACAATCTTAGCAAGATGAAATAA
- a CDS encoding carbohydrate ABC transporter permease — translation MMKLTRGDKMLQVLIYILLLLLGFVTLYPFWNSLVISFNTGADTAFGGITFWPRSPTLDNYEVVFHDSRIGQAFLVSVLRTVVGTVLSVLFTAILAYGLSRQELMGRKYYMVFCVITMYFSGGLIPTFLLLREFGMMDTFWVLVIPGLISVYNMIIFRTFFLGLPAGLAESARIDGCNHIGVLLRIVLPISGPVVATLALFTAVWHWNDWFSASIYINDPKLIPIQTLLKQILNSNIVTDQLQSIGMNAAAQDRQAMMKSVTTKSLIMATTMVATLPIIMVYPFLQKYFVKGVLIGSLKE, via the coding sequence ATGATGAAGCTGACGCGGGGCGATAAGATGCTGCAAGTATTGATTTATATCCTGCTGCTGCTGCTCGGCTTCGTCACCCTGTACCCTTTTTGGAACTCGCTGGTTATATCCTTCAATACGGGGGCGGACACGGCCTTCGGCGGAATTACGTTCTGGCCGCGCAGTCCGACACTCGACAACTATGAAGTGGTCTTCCATGACAGCCGGATCGGCCAGGCATTTCTGGTCTCTGTGCTGCGGACGGTAGTGGGGACGGTGCTGTCCGTGTTGTTCACGGCCATTCTGGCTTACGGGCTGTCGAGGCAGGAGCTCATGGGCCGGAAATATTATATGGTATTTTGCGTCATTACGATGTATTTCAGCGGCGGGCTCATTCCAACCTTCCTGCTGCTGCGCGAATTTGGCATGATGGACACCTTCTGGGTGCTGGTGATTCCGGGGCTGATCAGTGTCTATAACATGATTATATTCCGGACTTTTTTTCTGGGGCTGCCCGCAGGGCTGGCCGAGTCGGCGCGGATTGACGGCTGCAATCATATCGGTGTGCTGCTCCGCATTGTACTGCCAATTTCAGGGCCTGTTGTTGCCACCTTAGCACTGTTCACGGCAGTCTGGCACTGGAATGACTGGTTCTCAGCCAGCATTTATATCAATGATCCGAAGCTGATTCCCATTCAGACGCTGCTGAAGCAGATCCTCAATTCCAATATAGTCACGGATCAGCTGCAGTCCATCGGCATGAATGCGGCGGCGCAGGACCGGCAGGCGATGATGAAGTCTGTCACGACCAAATCGCTGATTATGGCCACGACGATGGTGGCGACGCTGCCGATTATAATGGTTTATCCGTTTTTGCAAAAATATTTTGTTAAAGGTGTGCTGATTGGCTCACTCAAGGAATAG
- a CDS encoding ABC transporter permease: MVVPALIFILIFSYLPMYGVLMAFQDYQLFGGFFSSPWVGLKHFEAFFNSPDFWTVMRNTIVISLLKLLFGFPAPILLALMLNEVRQMMFKRIIQTVSYLPHFLSWVIVGGFVGSMLSTDNGSVNMLLMSLNLTTEPISFLSVPEYFWGILVATGVWKEIGFAAIVYLAAIAGIDPHLYEAASIDGASRFKQIQLITLPCIRPVIIIFMILAVGNILNAGFEDILILATNPILRDVSDVIDTYVYRMGILNSRFSYAAAAGLFKAVISVSLLAIANKAARKMGSSLW, translated from the coding sequence ATGGTGGTGCCGGCGCTGATCTTCATCCTCATCTTCAGTTATCTGCCTATGTATGGGGTACTGATGGCTTTTCAGGATTATCAGCTGTTTGGCGGATTTTTTAGCAGTCCATGGGTCGGGCTTAAGCACTTTGAAGCGTTTTTTAATTCACCTGATTTCTGGACGGTTATGCGCAACACGATTGTCATCAGCCTGCTCAAGCTGCTGTTTGGTTTTCCGGCCCCGATCCTGCTGGCGCTCATGCTGAATGAGGTGCGGCAGATGATGTTCAAGCGGATCATTCAGACGGTCAGCTATCTGCCGCATTTTCTCTCCTGGGTGATCGTGGGCGGGTTCGTCGGATCGATGCTTTCGACCGATAATGGAAGCGTTAACATGTTGCTGATGAGCCTTAATTTAACCACTGAGCCGATCAGTTTTCTGTCCGTGCCGGAATACTTCTGGGGGATTCTGGTCGCTACGGGAGTATGGAAGGAGATCGGATTTGCGGCGATTGTCTATCTGGCAGCGATTGCCGGCATTGATCCGCATCTGTATGAAGCCGCTTCCATTGACGGGGCGAGCCGGTTCAAGCAGATTCAGCTGATTACGCTGCCCTGCATCCGGCCGGTGATCATCATCTTCATGATTCTGGCTGTGGGCAATATTCTGAATGCCGGATTCGAGGATATCCTGATTCTGGCAACGAACCCGATTCTGCGGGATGTGTCCGATGTAATCGACACCTATGTCTACCGGATGGGGATATTGAACAGCAGGTTTTCTTATGCGGCAGCGGCAGGATTATTCAAGGCGGTCATTAGCGTCAGCCTGCTGGCAATAGCCAACAAGGCGGCCAGAAAAATGGGCTCAAGCTTATGGTAA